The DNA segment GCCCTGCTCGGGCTGATTTTCGATAGCCGCACCGCCTATGTTGTTAACAAAAGCGCCAGCCAAATCCGCCCGGGCCTTTGCGCTGCTTGCCGCCCGGGCGCGCCGCCTGCCGTCGCCGGAACATCCCCTCCATGGCCGTCGCCGCCTGCCTCCGCCGTTGCCGGAGAACATCATCTGTTTCCAGCGGCGCAACGCGGCCGAGTTGAACCGCCCAAGCCAGGGACGCGCGTTGCATCACCGCCACGTGCTGATCGTGCCGCTGCAGGGCGCGGCGACCGTGTGCGTCGACGACTGCACGCATTCGCTGCATCCGGGCAAGGGCCTGGTCGTACTGCCCTACCAGTTTCACCACTACACGCGCACCTCGAACCGCCGGATCCTCTGGCTGTTCGTGACGTTCGAGTACGCGCAGGGCGTCACGCTCGAGCCGCTGCGCAACACCACGTTCAACGTCAGCGCCGCGATGGCCGACGAGCTGCGCGAACTGCTCAAGGACCAGCGCAGCCTGTCCGAGGGCGGCCTGCCGGAGCTCCGCCTCGCGCTGCTGCTGTCGCAGCTCACCCCGCCCCCGGCGCCGGGTGACGCCACGACGGGCGCCGGGTACGCCGAGAAGGTCATTGCGCTGAAGGTGAACAACGAAATGCAACGCCGCCGGCCCCTGGCGCCAACCATCCGCGAACTCGCGAGCCAGCTCGGCATGAGCCAGAGCCACCTGCGCGCGCGTTTCGCGGCGTCCTGCGGCGTGAGCCTTGGCCGGCACATGCGGGGCCTGCGGCTGGAGCGCGCGTGCGGCCTGCTGCGCATGAGCTCGAAGCGCGTCTCGGAGATTGCAGAGCAGTGCGGCTACGGCTCGGTGTATAGCTTCAGTCGCGCGTTTCACGCCGCCTACGGCCTTTCGCCGCGGGCGTACCGGAACCAGATGGCCGACGCTGGTGCACCGCGCGCCGAGGGCTAACCATCGCGACGCGTCCGGCGGCGGGGAATCGTTATTCGCCTTGCGGCGGTCACCGCGGCGGCGGCTTGCTCTGCGACACCCCATGTCCTGCTGCTTCCTCCGCCCGCTTCGCCACTCTACCTTTCACGTCGCCGCGCGGTTCGCCGCGCTCGGCCTGGGCCTTGCGCTGGGCGCGCTGCCGACTCGAGTCGCGGCCGCAGGCGCGGCGCCTGCTTCCGGTCCAGTCCGGCTCATTCTCGACACCGACATGGGCAATGACGTCGACGACGTCCTCGCCCTGGCGATGATCCACGCGCTGCAGAACGAAGGCCGCTGCGAACTGCTCGCGGTGACGCTCAGCTCGCCGTATCCGCTCGCCGGCGCGTTCGTCGACGCGGTTAACACGCGCTATGGCCGGCCCGACGTGCCGATCGGCGTGAATCCGCGGTCGCCGGTGGGCTTGTCGCCCGCGCGCGATTACCTCCCACTCGTGCAGGAGCGCACGACGTATCCGCATGACTTTGACGCGAACCGCGCTCCGGCCGCGCTCGAGGTGCTGCGACGGACCCTGGCGGCGGCGCCGGACCACGGCGTGGTGCTGCTGCAGGTGGGCGCGTTCAACAATCTCCGCGATCTCCTGCAGAGCCGGCCTGATGCGATCAGTCCGCTCGGCGGCGAGGAGCTGGTGCGGCGCAAGGTGCGGGTGCTCTCGCTGATGGCCGCGGATTTTCGCGCCCAGCAGCCGAAGAAGGCCGAGTTCAACGTGCGCCTCGATCTGGCGGCCGCGCGCGAGGTCACGGCGTCGTGGCCAACCCCGATGGTGTGGAGCGGATGGGAGGTGGGCGCGGCGGTGACGTTCCCCGCGTCGGCCATCGAGCGCGGCCTCGCGCCGGGCGACATCCTGCGCGAGGCCTACCAACGTTATCGGGCGTTGCCGCACGAGCGTCCGTGTTGGGACCTGACCAGCGTCTGGTGCATGGTTTTCCCGGACTCCGATCTCCTCACCTGGTCTGCACCGGGGCGCGTCGAGATGAATGCCGAAGGATTTACCCGCCACGTCGTGGCGGAAGGTGGGCGCGATCGCGTCCTGGCGATCACCGCGGAGCAGGCGGAGCAGTTGCGCCAGCGGATGGCGGAACTAGCCGTGCGGCCGCCGGCGCCCCGGTGAACCGGCCGCTCCTCCTGGGCGGGTGAGGCGTTTGCGCCAGCGTGCTGCCCTGGGCCGCTGGGCGGGAGCAGGCTTGCAGAGCCGCGTGTAAGTCATTGGCGGGACTGCCACCAACGCGCTGGATCAGCGGTTTAGGGAGGAAGAATCCCGTTCAGTTTTGCCGGCGTGAGCCGCTTTTGGGGAGAACCATGCGTTTGTCCCTCCCATGTGCACTCTTGGGCGCCTTGGCGTTTGCCCAGGTGGCGGTTGCCGGTGCCCCGGCGCCGGCGGGGACAGCCGCGACCGCGCCAACCCGCCCGAACGCGCCCATGACGCCTGCTGCGCCGGCGTCCGTGACCACACCGGCCCCGCGGGCGGCGAGTGTGCCGCCGGTGGCGGCCAAGCCCGCCGACGCGACGACGCTTCTGGCCAACGTCCTCACGCGCAACACGCGGCGGGACATTATCCTCAGCCGGGTGCAGCCGAACGGCAGCCTGCGGCCGTATTTCGATGAGAATGCCGTGCTGATGCTCGAGTCCGTGCCGTACGCCGAACTCCGTGTCGGCGACGTCGTCACCTTTTTTCATCCCCAGTTGAACGCGGTGGTGGTGCACCGCCTGGTGGAGAAGCGCGACGGGATGTTCTGGTCGCGCGCGGATCGCAGTGCGGGGGCGGAGGCGGTGCACGTCACCCCTGAAAATTACCGTCGGCGCCTGGTCGGCGTGGTGTACGTCAATCCGCAACCCGCGGGCAACGGCCCCGGCACGACGAGCAGGCCTGCGACCTACGCCGCGCAGCCGGACTGAGGCCTGAGGCCAGAAGCCGGAGGCCGGAAGCCTGAAGCCAGAGGCCGGACGTCAGATGTCGGATGTCAGCGGCACCGATGAGGCTTCCGGCGGTTCGGGACGCTGACATCTGACTTCTGACATCTTTCCTTCTGATTGCCCACTAGCGCTCGAAGTGGGCTTCGATTTCCTCGAGGGTCTTGCCCTTGGTTTCGGGCAGGAAGAACATCGCGGTCACGAAGTACACAACGGTGCAGCCGGCGAAGATGAAGAACATCGTGCTGTACCCGTACTTTCCGACGGTCGGCAGGAAGACGGCGGCGATCACGGTGGACACGGCCTGGTTGATCAGAAGTGCGATGCTCATGCCGTTCGAGCGGATGCGCGTCGGCATCAGTTCGGACAACGCGAGCCAGACACACACGCCGGGGCCGACGGCGAAGAACGCCATGAACGCGAAGATGCAGACCGCGGTGATCCAGCCGTTGCGCGCGCTGGGCACCGGCGTGATCAGGGCGTTTTCGATCTTGAGCGGCGCGGTGCGCGCGGCGGTCAGGTCGGCGAACGGATTGGAGAAGAACGCGACGACCTTGTTGGCCGGCACGCAGCTCCCGCGGTTGATCTCCACGGGCCGCGCGGTGGCGTCATCCGAGCGCACCACCGTCGTGGCCGCGCGGAAATCGCCGTAGGAGTAGATGACGATCAGCGAGACCGGCCGGCTGGCGAGGGCCTGGCCCGCGGGACCCGCGTGCGCGAGCAGTTGCTGCGCGGTCGTCGCGGAGAACGCGATCTTGGCGGTCTGGTCCGGCTGGACGAGCGCCTGGACCGCGGGGCTGCAGTCGACCCGCTGCGCTTCCGTGCGGTGGAACAGCGTGCCCACGGCGATGAGCGAGGCGATGATGCCGGCGCTGCCGACGGAGAGGAGGAACTTGCGGCCCTTGCGGTCGACGAGCACGACGGCGCCGATCGTCACCAGGAAATTCACGAGCGTGAGACCAACGTAGCCCAGGTGGGCATGGAAGTCGGAGAGGCCGCTCTGCAGGAGGATCGTGGCGTTGTAGCCGATGATCGAGTTGACGCCGGTGGCCTGGTTGCAGGCGAGGATGATGCAGGCGAGGACGAACGGGATGACGTACTTGCGGCGGAAGATCGAATCGCGCGGCTTGCCGGCCTGGCCTGTGGAGGCGGCCTCAGCCTGGACTGTGGCGGCCATCTCCTGGAACTCGACTTCGGCCTGGGCCGCGGAGCGGGATCGCAGCAGCGCGGCGCGTGCCGCCTCGTGGCGCCCGCGGCGGTAGAGCCAGCGCGGCGATTCGCTGACCATGAAGCTGCCGATGACGAACAGCAGGCCGGGCGGGAGCGAGACCCAGAAGATCTGGCGCCACGCGGCGTCCTTGAAGGCGAAGATTTTCGCGGCGTCACCGCTCTGCGCGACGTGTTCGAGGCGGTAGCTGAAATAGAAGCCGACGACCGCGGCGGCGACGATGCCGAGCGTGAGCAACCACTGGAAGATGCCCGTGCCCTTGCCGCGGTCGGCTGCACCGAGACACTCCGCGAGATAGAGCGGAACGACCACGCCGATGAAGCCGGCGCTGATGCCCTGCAGCAGGCGGCCGAGGACGAGCGGCTCGTAGCCGTGCGCGAGGGCGATCATCGGGATGCTCACCACGAACAGCAGGCCACTGAGGGCCATGAGCCGCTTGCGGCCCATCCAGTCGGCGAGCACGCCGGCGAACAGCGTGGAGATCACGCTGCCGAGCAGCACGGCGGCGACCACGAAGGAGAGCTGCCCTTGGTTGAAGCCCGAGGTGGCTTCGAGGTACGGCAGGGCGCCGGAGATGATGCCGACATCGACGCCGTAGAGCAGGCCGCCGAGACCGGCGACGAGGAGGAGGAAGCGGTTGTAGCCGACCTTGCCAGACGGGGCGGAGGGAGAGGTTTGCATATCGGGGCGAGATACTCGGCGCGCGCGGAAGCAGGAGAAGCAAACGCGCGGGAGCCGATCCTCGGGATGGAATATTCCCGGACGTGGTCAAGGCGGCGTTAATTATTCTGCGTGTAACGGCCTTTCTGTGACACGCTGTTACACGCTAAACGAGAGGGACGGAGAGGGGTGTGATGCGCGTTGCCAGGTCACCGCGATCAGGCCTTCCTCGGTGAGCAAATCCCCTTCTCCCCATGCGCTTCGCTCCTGCTTTGGCTGTGTTGCGTCCCGTGCTGCTGGCCTTGTTTGCGACGGCCAGCCTTGTGACGGCCGAACCCTCGGCCGGCCAACCCACCTGGCGCATTCCACCGGGCCGGATGACCACGAGCTGGGGTGACCAGGTCACGCCGGCAAATGCGTGGCGCGAGTACCCGCGGCCGCAGTTCGTGCGGGCGGCGTGGGATAACCTCAACGGCCTTTGGGAGTACGCGGTCACGCCCCGCACGGCGGCAGCGCCGACCGATTACCAGGGTCGAATCCTCGTGCCGTTCGCAATCGAGTCGGCGCTCTCGGGTGTGGCACGCGCGTTCACGCCGGACGACCGGCTGTGGTATCGCCGGGCTTGGACAGTGCCGGCGGCGTGGCGCGACCAGCGGGTGCTCCTGCATTTCGGCGCCGTGGACTACGCGTGCACGCTCTGGGTGAACGGCGGCCTCGTGGGCTCGCACGTCGGCGGCAATGACGCGTTCACATTTGATGTGACGGCGTTCCTGCGCGACGGCGCCAACGAGATCGTGCTCGGCGTCACCGATCCGACCGACACCGGGGAACAGCCGCGGGGCAAACAGATGCTGAAGCCGCACGGCATCTGGTACACCCCGGTCTCCGGAATCTGGCAGACGGTTTGGGCCGAGCCGGTGCCCAAGGAAATGCACCTCGCCGAGCTGCGCTGCACGCCGGACGTGGAAAACTCGCGGCTGCGCGTGACGGCACTGACCGACGCGGCGTATCAGGACAACGCGCTGGCCGTGCGATTCACCGCGAGCACGCAGGGGCGCGTCGTGGCGACGACGGTGGTGCGCATCAATCGCGAAGGCTGGCTCGACCTGCCACAGCCGCGCCTCTGGTCGCCCGAAGATCCGTTCCTCTACGACCTGAAGGCGGAGTTGATTCGGGTGAAGAGCCCGCATCGGCCCGCGGGGAAGGAAGGTGAGGGGAAACCGGTGCTGCCGGCGTTTGGGGCGAGCGAGCGCGTGGCGTACGCCAAGGCGGAGGTCCTGCCGGGCGAGCCGCTGGACGTGGTCACGTCGTATTTCGGGCTGCGGCAGTTGAGCCTCGGTGCGGGCCCCAAGCTCGGCCAGCCGCACCTGCGGCTCAACGGCCAGGCGATCTTCCAGCACGGTCCCCTTGACCAGGGCTGGTGGCCGGATGGGTTGCTGACGCCGCCGAGTGACGCCGCGATGGTGTGGGAGCTCGAGTGGCTGAAGCGCGCCGGGTTCAACATGCTGCGCAAGCACATCAAGGTGGAGCCGGCCCGCTACTACTACCATTGCGATCGGCTCGGGCTGCTCGTGTGGCAGGACATGCCGTCGGGGTACAACCGCGGGCTGAGCAACGCCCCGTGGGATGAGGGTGAACCGCCGCGGCTGTCGGACGGCCGTGCGCAGCACGAACTGGAGCTGCGCCGGATGGTCGGTGCGCTCTACAACCATCCCGCGATCGTGATGTGGGTGATCCACAACGAAGGCTGGGGCCAATATGAGACCCCGGCGCTCACGGCCTGGGTGAAGGCGATCGATCCCTCACGCTGGTGCAATGCCACGACCGGCTGGCGCGACGAGAACCGCGGCGACGTGTACGACATTCACACCTACCAGGAGGACGTGCGCGCGCCGGTGAACAAGGAAGACCGTGCCATCGTGGTGGGGGAGTACGGCGGCGTGGGCTGGCCCGTGGCGGATCACCTTTGGGACGCGACCAAGCGCAACTGGGGTTACCAGACGTACCATGATCAGCCGACCTACGTGGCGCAGGTGAGCAAGCGGATGGCGGCGATCGAGAAGCAGTGCCGGGAGATCGGACTCTCCGCGGCGGTGTACACCCAGACGAGCGACGTCGAAGGCGAGGTCAATGGACTGCTCACCTATGACCGACGCGTGGAGAAGATGCCGCCGGAGACGCTCGCCGAGATCAACCGACGGCTGGTGAAAAAAGGGCTGAAGGACTGAAGGTCTGAAAGGCTGAAGCCTGAGGCCGGAGGTCGGAAGCCGGAGGCCATGGTGCCGGTACGTTGTGCCGACCTGTCCACCGTAGCCGTGCCGAAGGGGAAGCGCAGCGAAGTCGGAGGGCCGGAGGCCGGAGTTCGATGCTGTCGCGATCGGGTTGGCTTCAGGCCTCCGGCTTCAGGCTTCTGGCTTCCGGCCTCCGATCTACCGTCGGCTGCGGTCGATCAGGGCGCCGACGGTCATGCCGGCGACGCCGAGGAAGATGGCCCAGACGAGCCAGTGGCCGACGAATAGGCCGATGCCGAGGCCGACCACTATGCCGGCGAGGGTGCCCCAGCCGATCATGGCGTGTTCTTCGTGCGAGGGCTGTTGGTTGGAGGATGGTTTCTTGCTGGAGGAATTCATGAGAGAGGTGGCGGCATTTTGCCGCCGGAGGAGGTTGTAATGGTGGCGCCAGCCGCGTCGGGCGGGGGTCAAGGCCCGCTCACGAACGTCGGTTCAAGCGCGTTGATCAGCGACCCAACCGGTCTCTCTCAAAGTCGTAGCTCCACCACGCCAACAAGGTTCGGGCGGGGGAAAGAGTGGCGGGCATGCTGCGGCGGTTGCTGCCGAATCCAAGCCGCGGCACGGCGCCGCGCGGGCGCGTCTGCCCGGCAGAGAAGCAGTGGAACGTGCGGGCGGGACTTGGCGGCGGTGAGCGGCTTGGCCGTATCACCGGCAACGACGAGCAGAAACTCCGGGGCCTTTTCGCGTCCGAAACGCGGATGCGCGGCTTGGCCGGCGGCGGCCTCCGCAAACCGGCCGCCAGTCGCCCAGACCACCGCCGTCGCGAGGACGGCGAGGAGCAGATGGGCGAGCGGACGGGGGAGTTGCACCTGGCGAGATCGTCGGCTGCGCCCGGCGGTGTCAAACCGGCAGGCGCAGGATTCTGGCGGCGGGTTTACCGCACCCCGAGGAGGGCCAGCAGGATGCCGCCGGAGATGGCGGTGCCAAAGACGCCGGCGAGGTTCGGGCCCATCGCGTGGTAGATGAGGTAATTCCGCGGGTTGGCCTCATGGGCGACCTTGTGTGACACGCGGGCGGCGATCGGCACGGAGGCAATGCCGGCGGAGCCGACGAGCGGGTTGATCTTCTGTTTGAGGAACAGATTCATGAACTTCGCCGTGACGACACCGGAGCCGGTGCCGAAGACGAAGGCGATCAGGCCAAGGCCGACGATGGCGAGCGTCTTGCTGGTGAGGAACGTGTCCGCGGTCATCGTCGAGCCGATCGCCATCGTAAGGATCAACGTGATGATGTTGAGGATCGTGCCGCCGGCGGTGTCGGCCAGACGTCCGACGAGGAGAACTTCGCGCAGGAGGTTGCCGAGCATGAGCATGGTCACGAGCGGAGCGACGGGCGGGAAGAAGAGGTTCACCACGAGGGCGATGACGATCGGGAAGAGAATCTTCTCCAACCGGGTCACATCGCGGAGCTTGGGCATGCCCATTTCGCGTTCAGCCTTGGTCGTGAGCAGGCGCATCACGGGCGGCTGGATGAGCGGCATCAGCGCCATGTACGAGTAGGCGGCGACAGACACCTGGGGGAGCAGGTGAGGCGCCAGTTTCATCGTGACGAAGATCGCCATCGGTCCGTCGGCGCCGCCGATGATTCCGATCGCGCCGGCCTCCGCCAGGCTGAAGCCGATGAGCTTGGCGAGGATCAGGGCCACGAAGATGCCGAGGTGGGCACCCGCGCCGAGGAGCACGAGCTTCGGGTTGGCAATCATCGGGCCGAAGTCGGTCAGCGCGCCGACGCCCAGGAAGATGAGCGGCGGCACGATCAGCAAAGCGACACCGCGGTAGGCGTAGTGGAACAGGCCACCCGGAAGGATGAGGTCGGAGCCCGGCACGTT comes from the Opitutus sp. ER46 genome and includes:
- a CDS encoding nucleoside hydrolase encodes the protein MSCCFLRPLRHSTFHVAARFAALGLGLALGALPTRVAAAGAAPASGPVRLILDTDMGNDVDDVLALAMIHALQNEGRCELLAVTLSSPYPLAGAFVDAVNTRYGRPDVPIGVNPRSPVGLSPARDYLPLVQERTTYPHDFDANRAPAALEVLRRTLAAAPDHGVVLLQVGAFNNLRDLLQSRPDAISPLGGEELVRRKVRVLSLMAADFRAQQPKKAEFNVRLDLAAAREVTASWPTPMVWSGWEVGAAVTFPASAIERGLAPGDILREAYQRYRALPHERPCWDLTSVWCMVFPDSDLLTWSAPGRVEMNAEGFTRHVVAEGGRDRVLAITAEQAEQLRQRMAELAVRPPAPR
- a CDS encoding sodium ion-translocating decarboxylase subunit beta, which encodes MIEQIQSVLHSLVAQTGLAHFWWGNFVMIAVGATMVFLAVVKKYEPFLLIGIGFACIVVNVPGSDLILPGGLFHYAYRGVALLIVPPLIFLGVGALTDFGPMIANPKLVLLGAGAHLGIFVALILAKLIGFSLAEAGAIGIIGGADGPMAIFVTMKLAPHLLPQVSVAAYSYMALMPLIQPPVMRLLTTKAEREMGMPKLRDVTRLEKILFPIVIALVVNLFFPPVAPLVTMLMLGNLLREVLLVGRLADTAGGTILNIITLILTMAIGSTMTADTFLTSKTLAIVGLGLIAFVFGTGSGVVTAKFMNLFLKQKINPLVGSAGIASVPIAARVSHKVAHEANPRNYLIYHAMGPNLAGVFGTAISGGILLALLGVR
- a CDS encoding AraC family transcriptional regulator, with the translated sequence MLLTKAPAKSARAFALLAARARRLPSPEHPLHGRRRLPPPLPENIICFQRRNAAELNRPSQGRALHHRHVLIVPLQGAATVCVDDCTHSLHPGKGLVVLPYQFHHYTRTSNRRILWLFVTFEYAQGVTLEPLRNTTFNVSAAMADELRELLKDQRSLSEGGLPELRLALLLSQLTPPPAPGDATTGAGYAEKVIALKVNNEMQRRRPLAPTIRELASQLGMSQSHLRARFAASCGVSLGRHMRGLRLERACGLLRMSSKRVSEIAEQCGYGSVYSFSRAFHAAYGLSPRAYRNQMADAGAPRAEG
- a CDS encoding sugar-binding domain-containing protein → MRFAPALAVLRPVLLALFATASLVTAEPSAGQPTWRIPPGRMTTSWGDQVTPANAWREYPRPQFVRAAWDNLNGLWEYAVTPRTAAAPTDYQGRILVPFAIESALSGVARAFTPDDRLWYRRAWTVPAAWRDQRVLLHFGAVDYACTLWVNGGLVGSHVGGNDAFTFDVTAFLRDGANEIVLGVTDPTDTGEQPRGKQMLKPHGIWYTPVSGIWQTVWAEPVPKEMHLAELRCTPDVENSRLRVTALTDAAYQDNALAVRFTASTQGRVVATTVVRINREGWLDLPQPRLWSPEDPFLYDLKAELIRVKSPHRPAGKEGEGKPVLPAFGASERVAYAKAEVLPGEPLDVVTSYFGLRQLSLGAGPKLGQPHLRLNGQAIFQHGPLDQGWWPDGLLTPPSDAAMVWELEWLKRAGFNMLRKHIKVEPARYYYHCDRLGLLVWQDMPSGYNRGLSNAPWDEGEPPRLSDGRAQHELELRRMVGALYNHPAIVMWVIHNEGWGQYETPALTAWVKAIDPSRWCNATTGWRDENRGDVYDIHTYQEDVRAPVNKEDRAIVVGEYGGVGWPVADHLWDATKRNWGYQTYHDQPTYVAQVSKRMAAIEKQCREIGLSAAVYTQTSDVEGEVNGLLTYDRRVEKMPPETLAEINRRLVKKGLKD
- a CDS encoding MFS transporter; translation: MQTSPSAPSGKVGYNRFLLLVAGLGGLLYGVDVGIISGALPYLEATSGFNQGQLSFVVAAVLLGSVISTLFAGVLADWMGRKRLMALSGLLFVVSIPMIALAHGYEPLVLGRLLQGISAGFIGVVVPLYLAECLGAADRGKGTGIFQWLLTLGIVAAAVVGFYFSYRLEHVAQSGDAAKIFAFKDAAWRQIFWVSLPPGLLFVIGSFMVSESPRWLYRRGRHEAARAALLRSRSAAQAEVEFQEMAATVQAEAASTGQAGKPRDSIFRRKYVIPFVLACIILACNQATGVNSIIGYNATILLQSGLSDFHAHLGYVGLTLVNFLVTIGAVVLVDRKGRKFLLSVGSAGIIASLIAVGTLFHRTEAQRVDCSPAVQALVQPDQTAKIAFSATTAQQLLAHAGPAGQALASRPVSLIVIYSYGDFRAATTVVRSDDATARPVEINRGSCVPANKVVAFFSNPFADLTAARTAPLKIENALITPVPSARNGWITAVCIFAFMAFFAVGPGVCVWLALSELMPTRIRSNGMSIALLINQAVSTVIAAVFLPTVGKYGYSTMFFIFAGCTVVYFVTAMFFLPETKGKTLEEIEAHFER